The nucleotide window ATAATTATAGGAGAGATCAGATGAAATATAACAAAAGTCATTTTACAATTGATCAGCAAATTGAAAAGATAAAATCTGATGGTTTTATAGTAAACAATGAAGATCAATTAAAGGTAATACTTGAAAATTTAAATTACTACAAGTTAAAAGGCTATATATATTCGACTAAAAAAGAATATGGCGGTAGTTTCTCTGAAAAAAATATAGATATTTTAGAGGTTATAGATACTTATAATTTTGATGAAAAACTCAGAACTTTTTTGTTTGAAATCCTTGAAAAAATAGAGGTTTCTTTAAAATCAAAAATAGCAAATGTTTTAAGTAATGATATTGGAACATTTGGATACCTAGACAATGATAATTTTAAAGTAAAATTAGGATCTAAAAAATATTTTAGTCACACTAATTTTTTAACTAATTTAGAAAACTATCAAAATAGAAGTAAAGAAGATTTTATGGTTCATTACAGATCTAAATATACTGAAGAAAAATACACTCCTCTATGGATGATGGTAGAACTCCTTCCATTTGGTGATCTTTCTAGATTTTATGAAGCTTATAAAAAGAATAAAAAGATATCCAGGCAATATGATTTAAGCCCTGATATACTAGCTTCATGGCTTCACAGGTTAACTTTAATAAGAAATTTTTGTGCTCATAACAGTAGAGTATGGAATAGGAAATATAATAAAATTAGTTTAAAAAAAGATTGGAATTATCACTCTTGGTTTTATCTTGAAGGAACATTATTCTTTATAAAATATATAATTGATAAAATTAAACCAGAATACGATTTTAATCCTCTTTACACTTTAATTGATGGATTTATAAAAAAATACCCTGGTAAAGCTATTTATATGGGAATAATGACTCCTGATAAATTAAAATATTTAATAGAAACTCCTAAGATCTAGACTTAAAAATCTAGGTCTTTTTTTAACCCTTCCCCACCCTTTCTGGATAGAATCTATTGTCTATTCCCTCCTTTCTCAAAGTTCTTTTTACATTCCAGGCAATTTAATCCAATTAAAACCCTGCCTAAAAGTTAAAGGTCTGAGGACAGAAGTTTCACCACTTCTACTTTTATCCCTACTTTTAGGTGGCTTATTTGGAAACTGTCGTTCACTCCGTTAAAACTACTTTCCCTTTGCGATTTTCCAAATTTTAAAGAAAAATTTCCAGAAGAAGCATTGAGATTAATAGCTTCTAGCCAGAGCACCGTTCCAAAAATGTGTCCCGTTGATAGTTAGGTTATCTTCATTTTTCCACACTTCTGAAAAGTTTTTCTTTTATATTTAGGGTGATTCGTGATTCACACTATATTCTAGGAGGTGTTAAAAATGACTATTAATTTATATCTAGCTTCATTTGATACTTGTCATGATTGGGCTGGCAGGTGGTTTGAGATTAGTTCTTTGAAGGATTTAAAAGAAGCTGTATCAGTATGTAACAGTTTTGGGGTAGAGGAGATAGAGGTCTGTGATTTTGGGGGGGATTTTAGATTTGAAGATATCGGTGGTAATTTTATGATTAATTTTCTTTTCTATCACTTCGAGACCTTAGAGGAGATCTATGAGACCATAGAGCCTAGAGTTGTGAGAGATTACTTCTTGCAGTCATACCAGATAGATGAGGTTCTTTCAGCTTATAGCAGCTCCTCCATAGATGTTATAGACCGTGGAGAGTCCATCTTATCTGACGCGGAGTTAGTTGGCTATTATTTTGCAGAGATCATTGATTTTCATAGGATACCGGGTATTTTTAGAGATTATTTTGATTATGAGGCCTATGGGAGAGATATCATCATTGGTGGGACCTATGAGATCTTAGAGAGTGATAGTTGTATCTATCTTATTTCGTAGAGACAGCCCCGAGAGGGGCTGTCTCCTATTATTTTTTTATTAGTCATAAGGTATAATTGATTATAGCGATTAATTATACTTTTTAAGATATTGGATACTGTCCCCATAACTTTTTATAGGTCTTAGAAAAAAAATTTCGCAATTTAATTTTACCTCTATTTCCATCTTTTAATATAATAATGTTTATTAAAGTATCAACATGAGTTTGCATAAGATGGATAAAAAAATTTATTTCAGAAATACTCAAAGGCGATTCGACATTATAAATATTAGTAAATAGAACACCTTTAAGATTCTTTTTTAGAGTCATTTTAAGACCTTTTTCTTTTGTGATTTTCATAATTTCATAAATTTCATCATAGATATTTTCAGTTATCATTGAAATACCTCCTTTTATTAATATATGTTTTATCTTTATAGGGAAATATGTTATATTATTTATTAAATATAGGCACATTATTAATAATAGAAACTTATTGAATACCACAATTTTACTATGAAAAGTGCCTATATTCTAAAGTTATCCCATTTATTTTTTATAAAAAAACTTCCCAATTAAATAGATCATAGATCTAATAATTGGGAAGTTTTTTTTACTGAATTTAAAGCTATTAATTTAAGAATTTTTTTATAAACTCTCTGGCAGCTTCCCTTGGAGTATAACCTTTTTCATCGACAAGATAATTTAATTCCTGCATCTCATTGTCCGAAATTTTACCCCCTAATTTATTTAATACTTTTTCTATTTCCGGATGTTTTTTCAACACTTTAGAGTTTACAACGGGAGCAACATTATATGGTGGGAAAAAACTTTTATCATCTTCTAATAAAGTTAAGTCATATTTTTTTATCCTTCCATCAGTACCATATCCAACAATTATATCTAAATCATTATTTTTTAAAGCAGGAAATAAAAGACCTACATCCATTCCTTTTATTTCTTTTAACTCTATATCATAAACTTTGTTAACAGCCTTATTTCCGTCTTGACGATCAACATATTCATTGTCACTACCTAATCTAAACTGACCCTTGTGTGATGAGATGTCAGATATTGTTTTCAAGTTGTATTTCTTGGAATTTTCTTTTGTCGTTAAGAAAACAAAAGTATTGTTAAAATTTAAAGGATCTAAAACATTTAAATTATATTTTTCTTTGAATTTATTTTTTACAATTTGATATGTTTTTTCAGAATCTAGGATATCTTTTTGTTTAAAAATAGAGATATAAGCTGTACCGGTATATTCAGGGTAGATATCTACTTCATCATTTGTTATAGCTTGTAAAACAACCTGAGTACCGCCAAGTTCGATTACTTTAGGTATATAATCAGTATATTCCTCTATAAGCTGAGCATAAACTTCTCCTAAGATTCTTTGTTCGGTAAAGTTTTTATGTCCAATGATAATAGTTTTATTTTTTATTGTATATTCTTGGTATTTAATATTTGCAACAATCAATATGGGGATTAAGAAAAGTATAGCGATAGAGCCTAATACTTTTTTTCTGTTACTCTGGATATAACTATTTTCTCTGGAATTTCTTTTAGGGGTAAGAGCTGTTTCAGCTATTCCCATTATATAGTTGACAGCTATTGCCAGCATTGCCGTAGGAATAGCCCCCAATAATATCAATTGATTGTTGTTCGAGGCAATACCTCTAAATATAAAGTCTCCCAATCCCCCTGCCCCAATTAACGATGCAATTGTTGCTGTTCCTATACTGGTAACTGTAGATACTTTTATTCCTCCCATCATAACTGGGATTGCCAATGGTAACTTTATTTTGAATAGTATTTGTTTGTTGCTCATTCCTATTCCTGTAGCACTCTCTATTAAAAAGTCTTCCACTTCAGCTATTCCAATATAAGTGTTCATAATTATAGGAAGTAATGCGTACAAAAAAAGTACAAAAATTGCCGGTTTAATTCCTATTCCCAGTACTGGTATTATCAGACCAAACAATGCCAAGCTTGGAATTGTTTGAAAAACACTTACAGTACTTAGGGTATACTTTGAGAGAGACTTACTTTTAGATATATATATTCCTACAGGAACTCCTATTAATATCGCCAGTGTAACAGCTGTCAAAGAAATCTGAAGATGTTCAAAGAGAGCTTTTATTAAATCTGCTTTATATTTTGCCATAAAATTCATAAATTCCATATTAATTCACCTCCGCTATAGATGGAGTAATATCTGATATTACATTTAATAGATTAGATGGGGTAATGGCCCCTATTAAATTTCCTTCCTCATCATTTACAGGAAAGACCTTCAATTTAGTATCACTTATTTTATTCAATACGTCCAACAAATTTTCCCTTTCATCCAGAGAAATAAATTTAGTATACATCAAGTCTGTGATTTTAGTATTTTCATCTAAGATCTCTCTTCTGTGAAAAATTAATTTTTTAGTAATTATTCCCTGAACCTTCTCTTTTTTTCCAATCTTTTTTATTACAAAAACAGCATCTATTTCATAATTTTTCATTTTTTCATATGCTCTGGCTATATGAGAGTTCTCAAGAACTGTAGGAATCTTAGTTTTCATAATATCCTTCACCAAAAGCATCTCTGGAGTTTTCCATAACCTGTCATTTCCTATAAAATACTCTACAAAAGAATTTTTTGGACGATTTAAAATGTTTTCAGGGGTATCAAACTGAAGGATCTCTCCTTCCTTTAAGATAGCTATCTTATCTGCCAGCTTTAAAGCTTCATCCATATCATGAGTTACAAAAATTATGGTTTTTTTTAATTTTTCCTGTAATGAGATCAGCTCATCTTGTAAATTTTCCCGTGTAATAGGATCTAATGCAGAAAATGGTTCGTCCATCAAAATAATATCTGGATCTATAGCCAATGCTCTGGCTATTCCTATTCTCTGCTGCTGTCCGCCGGATAGTTCTTCTGGATATCTATTGTAATATGTTTCATCTAAATCCATTAATTCCAGTAACTCTAATGTTCTTTCTTTTGCTTTATTCTTATCCCATTTGAGGATACTGGGAACTATCTCTATATTTTCCCCTATCGTCATATGGGGAAACAGACCTACTTTTTGTATGACATAGCCTATTTTCTGCCTTAAAAGAACAGGGTTATAGTCATTTATATCTTTTCCATCGATTAAAATCTCCCCTGAAGATGATTCTATTAATTTATTAATTAATTTCATCAGGGTTGTCTTTCCACATCCTGATTCTCCTATAAGACAATAAAATTTTCCATTTTCAAAATCTATAGAAACATTTTTTATCACCTCTGTTTTCTCAAAATTTTTAACAACATTTTTCAATTTAATCATATATTCCTCCTTAATAAAAAAAAACACTCTAACTCAACTACCATAGTGGTAATAGAGTTAGAGTGTTTAAGTTTCGTCTGATAGACTCACAATATGCCACATAAGTAGCATAACTCATTGCCTCAAAAGAGACCCTGAATAAACCCCAGTTCTACAAATATTTTTCAAATAAAATTTTCCTTTTGTCCAATTGATTCGTATCTATACTATAAAAAACATTATAAACCTCGCCAATTAAGTATTCATTTTATCTACTTCATATTCTATTCTTTTCATCCATTATAACACATAAACTAAATAAATCAACCGTTATAACCATTATATATATATTATGAAATAAATTTATTAGATCCATTTTCTACCTCCAAGTTGATATTTATCTAATATAAATATCACTCCTACTTTCACAAAATTCTTAATTTACAACGTAAATTTCTGGTATTTTGGTGATTCCCTTTATGGGTAAAAACCATCAACTCTTAAAAATTAGATAGGCATCCAACATCTTTCTCTCATTCCTGGCGATTCTCCGAAAGATCGGCTGGAGACCAGCTCCTGCACGACCAGGTATCAGCTTACCTCTTTCGTCCTTATTGGAGACGGACTCGGAGGATCTCCAGCCGAGGGGAACTTACTTCATCCCCCCTCACACTCCCCTTGGCTACCCCCTCTAATCGGTAGCGTTCGTGAGGGGATACTCATATGGGGTAGCACTTCGCGGAGTCAATAAATACAGGATTGGGTGAACCTCGACCATCTCTGCCATCCAATGACCCTCTGGGTAGAAGAACACGCAGTTCATTCCCTGAAGAAGCGATCCTCGAAGCCTGGCAGGGATAAGCGGTCTCGGATATCCTTTTTTATATCTAATATTATAGTTTTAGACTTAAAAACTTAAAAACAATCAAAAAAGAGCAGATGAATGAAGATAGCATCTACTCTTTTTCTTCTCAAAGTTCTTAATTTATGATAATAAATTTATAGATACTTTGGTGATACCCTTTACGGGTACATTTTTCTAACTCAAAACCTATGTTTAAGGCAAAAAGGTCGCTCCGCCTTTCCAACTTAATATTCCACCCTGTTTCTTCCATTATCTTTAGCTGTATAGAGTTTATTGTCTACTCGTTTTATAAAACCATCCAAATCTTCTTCAAAATTAAAGGATACCACTCCAAAACTACATGAAACCTTTTCTATATTTTTTATCTGGAAGTTATAGATCAATTTTCTTATTCTCTCTGCGACTAATACTGCAAACTCCAAAGAAGTATTAGGAAGCAGTACCATAAATTCTTCTCCGCCCCATCGGCAGAAAACATCTGTTTCCCGGACTGATTTTTTTACCAGTTTAGATATTTCAACCAAGACCAGATCCCCTATATCATGGCCATATCTGTCGTTGATATTTTTAAAAAAATCAATATCAAACATAATTATTGAAAGGTCTGTTCTATATCTTTTGGATCTTAGAACCTCCACCTTAATAACTTCATTAAATTTTAGACGGTTATATGCCTTCGTCAGATGGTCTGTTTCTGAAAGGCGGGTTACATGTTCTAGGTTCTCCTCAAGTTTCTTACTTAATTTAACATAATCATTTATCAGAGTTTTAAAAAGCTCTCGTTGAATTTTATTATGAGCTATCTGGCTTCTGTGCTCAATCAATAGTTTTAATACCTCCGGATGATCATTACAGACATCCAAATCTTTTACAACAGCTTTAAATATGTCGCTTTTTTTTATTTTTTTCATATCTGATCATCCTCGAGAAATTGGTCTATACCAATTTTCTTTTCTTTTTTTAGAATGTCCATTATAAAATTGATATCCTTACTTCCCCTGATGAGACTCCCATGCTGGGAAGCTATTGTTTTTATAGGTAATTTTTTTATTTTATCCAGTGCAAAATCTAAAGATTTTTTAGAAGTCATGATTTTTTGATGGAAAAACAAGATCTTTGAGATAGGACACTCTTTTTTTCCTAATTTACAGTTAAATGGACCAGATAAACTATAGTCAGAACAGGTATGACAAGTGCTGTCTAAATTAGAAAATAGATCCCATTCTTTAGCGGTACTTCCAAAAAGATCACTGCTGAAAAGTGTTCCTGTCTCCTCATCAAAGGTAACAAAACTTGCACTTGAATGACAGTAAGGAGTCATTATAAATTTCAGTTTTCTTCCAGTTGCAAATTGAAATTCAAATTGATTTTTTTCTATACATTCGCTTTTAAGGTTTGTACCATAATATTTAATAAAAACATTGTTATCTTCATGGGAAAGAATACTTAAATCATCGTTATCAATCAATTCTTCAAAGTCCGGGATACTCCCACATAGGTCAGGATCATAATGATGGTATATTAATTTCTGTATATTATTAGGATTTACACCTGTCTGTAATATTTTTAACATCACAGTACTAAAATCATTCCTGCTTCCACCATCAATTAAGACAGCTTCATCTCCTTCAATTATTAAAAATGGATTACAGTGAAGAAAATATTCATCGTCGTAAAATCCAACCCAGTAAATTCCTTTAGCTATCTCTATAGGCTCCTTGTATTTTGATATTTTATTATTCATAATTATTTACCCCTTTATTTTGTGATTTAGAAAATTATTTAGAATTTATTTTCATACTTTTATATTATTTATACACAAGTTCCCGCTGATTTCTTTTATTATTCAAATTTTTTCTGTATTTTCAAAGGAATATGTTTTTTATCCAGTATAAAATAATAACT belongs to Fusobacteria bacterium ZRK30 and includes:
- a CDS encoding MBL fold metallo-hydrolase — encoded protein: MNNKISKYKEPIEIAKGIYWVGFYDDEYFLHCNPFLIIEGDEAVLIDGGSRNDFSTVMLKILQTGVNPNNIQKLIYHHYDPDLCGSIPDFEELIDNDDLSILSHEDNNVFIKYYGTNLKSECIEKNQFEFQFATGRKLKFIMTPYCHSSASFVTFDEETGTLFSSDLFGSTAKEWDLFSNLDSTCHTCSDYSLSGPFNCKLGKKECPISKILFFHQKIMTSKKSLDFALDKIKKLPIKTIASQHGSLIRGSKDINFIMDILKKEKKIGIDQFLEDDQI
- a CDS encoding Abi family protein, with translation MKYNKSHFTIDQQIEKIKSDGFIVNNEDQLKVILENLNYYKLKGYIYSTKKEYGGSFSEKNIDILEVIDTYNFDEKLRTFLFEILEKIEVSLKSKIANVLSNDIGTFGYLDNDNFKVKLGSKKYFSHTNFLTNLENYQNRSKEDFMVHYRSKYTEEKYTPLWMMVELLPFGDLSRFYEAYKKNKKISRQYDLSPDILASWLHRLTLIRNFCAHNSRVWNRKYNKISLKKDWNYHSWFYLEGTLFFIKYIIDKIKPEYDFNPLYTLIDGFIKKYPGKAIYMGIMTPDKLKYLIETPKI
- a CDS encoding betaine/proline/choline family ABC transporter ATP-binding protein (Members of the family are the ATP-binding subunit of ABC transporters for substrates such as betaine, L-proline or other amino acids, choline, carnitine, etc. The substrate specificity is best determined from the substrate-binding subunit, rather than this subunit, as it interacts with the permease subunit and not with substrate directly.); the protein is MIKLKNVVKNFEKTEVIKNVSIDFENGKFYCLIGESGCGKTTLMKLINKLIESSSGEILIDGKDINDYNPVLLRQKIGYVIQKVGLFPHMTIGENIEIVPSILKWDKNKAKERTLELLELMDLDETYYNRYPEELSGGQQQRIGIARALAIDPDIILMDEPFSALDPITRENLQDELISLQEKLKKTIIFVTHDMDEALKLADKIAILKEGEILQFDTPENILNRPKNSFVEYFIGNDRLWKTPEMLLVKDIMKTKIPTVLENSHIARAYEKMKNYEIDAVFVIKKIGKKEKVQGIITKKLIFHRREILDENTKITDLMYTKFISLDERENLLDVLNKISDTKLKVFPVNDEEGNLIGAITPSNLLNVISDITPSIAEVN
- a CDS encoding ABC transporter permease subunit — protein: MEFMNFMAKYKADLIKALFEHLQISLTAVTLAILIGVPVGIYISKSKSLSKYTLSTVSVFQTIPSLALFGLIIPVLGIGIKPAIFVLFLYALLPIIMNTYIGIAEVEDFLIESATGIGMSNKQILFKIKLPLAIPVMMGGIKVSTVTSIGTATIASLIGAGGLGDFIFRGIASNNNQLILLGAIPTAMLAIAVNYIMGIAETALTPKRNSRENSYIQSNRKKVLGSIAILFLIPILIVANIKYQEYTIKNKTIIIGHKNFTEQRILGEVYAQLIEEYTDYIPKVIELGGTQVVLQAITNDEVDIYPEYTGTAYISIFKQKDILDSEKTYQIVKNKFKEKYNLNVLDPLNFNNTFVFLTTKENSKKYNLKTISDISSHKGQFRLGSDNEYVDRQDGNKAVNKVYDIELKEIKGMDVGLLFPALKNNDLDIIVGYGTDGRIKKYDLTLLEDDKSFFPPYNVAPVVNSKVLKKHPEIEKVLNKLGGKISDNEMQELNYLVDEKGYTPREAAREFIKKFLN
- a CDS encoding antirestriction protein ArdA: MTINLYLASFDTCHDWAGRWFEISSLKDLKEAVSVCNSFGVEEIEVCDFGGDFRFEDIGGNFMINFLFYHFETLEEIYETIEPRVVRDYFLQSYQIDEVLSAYSSSSIDVIDRGESILSDAELVGYYFAEIIDFHRIPGIFRDYFDYEAYGRDIIIGGTYEILESDSCIYLIS
- a CDS encoding GGDEF domain-containing protein; protein product: MKKIKKSDIFKAVVKDLDVCNDHPEVLKLLIEHRSQIAHNKIQRELFKTLINDYVKLSKKLEENLEHVTRLSETDHLTKAYNRLKFNEVIKVEVLRSKRYRTDLSIIMFDIDFFKNINDRYGHDIGDLVLVEISKLVKKSVRETDVFCRWGGEEFMVLLPNTSLEFAVLVAERIRKLIYNFQIKNIEKVSCSFGVVSFNFEEDLDGFIKRVDNKLYTAKDNGRNRVEY